From a region of the Ficedula albicollis isolate OC2 chromosome 1A, FicAlb1.5, whole genome shotgun sequence genome:
- the TMTC3 gene encoding transmembrane and TPR repeat-containing protein 3, translating into MADVSLKEAALIVGVVAACYWNSLFCGFVFDDVSAILDNKDLHPTTPLKNLFQNDFWGTPMSEERSHKSYRPLTVLTFRLNYLFSELNAVSYHFLNLVFHVVVCIVFLKVCKLFLDNRSSIVACLLFAVHPIHTEAVTGVVGRAELLSSIFFLAAFLSYTKSKGPDNTIVWTPIAVTVFLVAVATLCKEQGITVVGICCVYEVFIAQGYTLPALLDTAVQILRGKGSIPFSMLQTLLKLIVLMFSTLLLVVVRVQVIQSQLPVFTRFDNPAAVSPSPARQLTFNYLLPVNAWLLLNPSELCCDWTMGTIPLVESLLDVRNVATLTFFCFLGSLMVFSLRYPGDSSKTVLMALCLIVLPFIPASNLFFPVGFVVAERVLYVPSMGFCILVAHGWKKLSNKSVLRKISWVCLAAVLFTHALKTLHRNWDWESEYTLFMSALKVNKNNAKLWNNVGHALENEKNFERALQFFIQATQVQPDDIGAHMNVGRTYKNLNKTKEAEESYMIAKSLMPQIIPGKKYAARVAPNHLNVYINLANLIRANESRLEEADQLYRQAISMRPDFKQAYISRGELLLKMNKPLKAKEAYLRALELDRTNADLWYNLAIVYIELKDPAEALKNFNRALELNPTHKLALFNSALLMQESGDARLRPEAKQRLLHYVKEEPQDSNGYFNLGMLAMDDKKDTEAEAWMKKAIRLQPNFRSALFNLALLYSQTGKELMALPVLEDLLRYYPDHTKGLILKGDILMNQKKDIVGAKKCFEKILELDPNNVQGKHNLCVVYFEEKDLIKAEKCLVETLALAPHEEYIQRHLNIVRSKIASLGAMEQSSLPSDGTAATEAKKKSLQNLKEAKSEKTTTQSTVDNKEHSKNKKATEKSSVDKETPKKSTKEIKDIEKKRVAALKRLEEIERILNGE; encoded by the exons ATGGCTGACGTAAGCCTGAAGGAAGCAGCACTAATAGTTGGTGTGGTGGCAGCCTGTTACTGGAACAGTCtcttttgtgggtttgtttttgatGATGTTTCAGCAATTTTGGACAATAAAGATTTGCATCCTACTACTccactgaaaaatctgtttcagaaTGACTTCTGGGGCACTCCAATGTCTGAG gagaGGAGTCATAAATCGTATCGTCCCCTCACAGTTCTAACGTTTCGCTTAAACTACTTGTTCAGCGAGTTAAATGCGGTTTCGTACCACTTTTTAAATCTGGTCTTCCATGTGGTGGTTTGCATAGTCTTCCTCAAGGTCTGTAAGCTCTTCCTGGACAACAGGAGCAGCATAGTTGCATGCTTACTCTTTGCAGTGCACCCAATACATACTGAAGCG gtaaCTGGAGTtgtgggcagagcagagcttttatcatctatttttttcctagctgcTTTTTTGTCATATACAAAGTCTAAAGGGCCAGATAATACCATAG TGTGGACTCCAATTGCAGTGACTGTATTTCTAGTAGCTGTTGCAACACTGTGTAAAGAACAAGGAATAACTGTGGTGGGGATATGCTGTGTGTATGAAGTCTTTATTGCTCAAGGG taCACCTTGCCAGCATTATTGGACACAGCTGTACAGATTCTTCGAGGGAAGGGCAGTATTCCTTTCTCTATGCTCCAAACACTGTTGAAGCTCATAGTCCTAATGTTCAGTACACTGCTGCTTGTAGTTGTCAGAGTCCAGGTTATCCAGTCTCAGCTTCCAGTGTTTACAAG GTTTGATAACCCAGCTGCTGTTAGTCCATCCCCAGCAAGACAGCTGACTTTCAACTACCTCCTCCCTGTAAATGCTTGGCTTCTTCTCAATCCTTCAGAATTATGCTGTGATTGGACGATGGGAACTATTCCTCTTGTGGAGTCTTTGTTAGATGTTAGAAATGTTGCCACCCTCaccttcttttgctttctgggATCTTTGATGGTCTTCAGTCTCCGATACCCTGGGGATTCCTCCAAGACAGTATTGATG GCACTCTGCTTAATAGTGCTACCATTCATTCCTGCATCAAAcctgttttttcctgttggaTTCGTAGTAGCAGAAAGGGTGTTATATGTTCCTAGCATGGGATTCTGCATTTTAGTAGCACACGGATGGAAGAAATTATCAAATAAAAG tgtgctaagaaaaatttcttgggtttgtttggCTGCGGTGCTATTCACTCATGCCTTAAAAACACTGCACAGAAACTGGGATTGGGAGTCGGAGTACACTTTGTTTATGTCAGCTTTAAAG GTAAATAAGAACAACGCAAAACTATGGAACAATGTGGGGCATGcgttagaaaatgaaaaaaactttgaaagaGCTCTGCAGTTTTTCATACAGGCCACACAAGTGCAACCAG aTGATATTGGTGCCCACATGAATGTAGGAAGAACTTACAAGAACCTAAACAAAACTAAAGAAGCTGAAGAATCATATATGATTGCTAAATCATTGATGCCACAG attattccaggaaaaaagtATGCAGCAAGAGTTGCTCCTAACCATCTAAATGTTTATATCAACCTTGCAAACTTAATTCGAGCAAACGAATCTCGCCTCGAAGAAGCGGATCAGTTATATCGACAAGCAATTAGTATGAGGCCAGATTTCAAGCAGGCTTACATCAGCAG GGGagaattgcttttaaaaatgaacaaaccTCTGAAAGCTAAGGAAGCTTACCTTAGAGCTCTAGAACTAGACAGAACCAATGCAGACCTGTGGTACAACTTGGCAATTGTTTACATTGAACTGAAGGATCCAGCAGAAGCCCTGAAGAATTTCAACCGAGCCCTGGAACTCAACCCAACGCATAAACTGGCGTTATTCAACTCAGCGCTGCTAATGCAGGAATCTG GTGATGCTCGACTTAGACCTGAAGCTAAACAAAGGCTGCTACATTATGTGAAAGAAGAACCTCAGGATTCAAATGGATATTTCAATTTGGGTATGCTAGCAATGGATGACAAAAAAGACACGGAAGCAGAGGCATGGATGAAGAAAGCTATAAGGTTACAGCCAAACTTCCGAAGTGCTTTGTTCAATTTGGCCCTGCTTTATTCTCAGACAGGAAAAGAATTGATGGCTTTGCCTGTCTTGGAAGACCTACTGAGATACTACCCTGATCATACCAAAGGTCTGATTTTGAAAGGAGATATCCTTATGAACCAAAAGAAGGATATTGTCGGAGCaaaaaagtgctttgaaaaaatTTTGGAACTGGATCCCAACAATGTACAAGGAAAGCATAATCTTTGTGTggtttattttgaagaaaaagatttaataaaagcagaaaaatgtctgGTTGAAACACTAGCACTGGCACCTCATGAAGAGTATATTCAGCGTCATCTAAACATAGTTAGAAGTAAAATTGCATCACTCGGTGCTATGGAACAGTCATCACTTCCATCAGATGGGACTGCAGctacagaagcaaaaaaaaaatcgctTCAGAATTTGAAAGAGGCAAAAAGTGAGAAGACAACCACCCAATCAACAGTTGATAATAAAGAGCActcaaaaaataagaaagcaacagagaaaagcagtgtgGACAAAGAGACTccaaaaaaatctacaaaagaaatcaaagacaTTGAGAAAAAGAGAGTTGCTGCATTGAAAAGACTAGAAGAAATTGAACGTATATTAAATGGTGAATAG